The genomic interval CTGTAAGTCTCCACCCTGGTAGGTTATCCCAtttagttagagtgttgtccccctTTGCCAAgatttcaggttcaatccctcgccccagtcggggcacaaacaggaatcaaccaatgaatgcataaataagtagaacaacaaagtgatgtttctttttctctctctctgcttcctctttctctaaaggcaatcaatttaaaaaagtagagcccagccctggccggttggctcagcggtagagcgtcggcctagcgtgcggaagacccgggttcgattcccggccagggcacacaggagaagcgcccatctgcttctccacccctccccctctccttcctctctgtctctctcttcccctcctgcagccaaggctccattggagcaaagatggcccaggcgctagggatagctctgtggcctctgcctcaggcgctagagtagctctggtcgcaacagagtgacaacagagcaatgccccggatgggcagagcatcaccccctggtgggcatgtcgggtggatcccggtcggtcgcatgcgggagtctgtctgactgcctccccgtttccagcttcagaaaaatacaaaaaaaaaaaaagaaaaaagaaaaaagaatataaaataaacccctaaaatagaataaaggcatttatttatttgtttgtttgtttgtttattggagagagaggaagggagagagatgagaagcatcaactcatagttgcaacgctttagttgtttattgattgattctcatatgtgccttgactggggggctccagccaagccagcaaccctgcactcaagccagatgagcccgcacgcaagctggtaacctcagggtttcaaacctggaacctcagattcccaggttgacactatctacCGTTCCACCACCGATCAGGCCCATCCCTCATTCTTAATTCCCCGTAACCAGTCAACTGATGTTTTgtatatttctcttcattttactctttaaaaagttGACAATAATAACCTACAAACTAGAAAGTGGTGTGGCTTTCAATCACCCGCCCCTCCAAACATCATTTTCATTCCGCAGACACCATCCTCTCCCATCCCTTATAATCCTAGATGAAAATCCCTGGAATAAGCagatggccccagacaggaggaTCCCCAAACAAGGACCCTCGGACAGGTGAAGGCCTTGAGGAAATAAATTAGAGGAGAGGAGGCTgctagctggccctggccagctttgTCTCGCAGACCCAGCGGTAGGGCCTCCGGCAGACATCGTCATTCCAGCGGCCGTCATCTGTGAAGTGGGCACAGTCCTCGCCTCCCCCGAGCCCATGTCCATACCAGTCGTCCGGCTGGTCCGGCCTCCAGTTCCTAAGAACACAGACATAGTGGGGCTCCACAAGGCCTGACTCTCAGCCAAGCCGAGGAGCCCCTCTTGCCCGTGGACCCGCCCAGCTGGGACAGCAGGGCCCAGGTTGGAGGGGCAGAGAGTGCAGAGCGCCCACACTCACTTAAAGCCTGTCTCGTAGTCTGTCCCATCTACCCATCTCCAGGGCCCATTTTCATCAGTGAGGCCCATCCAGGTGCTCACGGGGCCCATGTGGTGCTGGACAAATCtctgaagaaagaggaggaggatgacCTCTCCATAAAACAGCCAGGCCCCCAGAGGAGCCCCCCCTACCCCCAGTCCTCACCTGCTCCTCCCAGGAGCCGACCACCACCAGGTGCCCGTTCTCCAGCTGGCAGTACTTCTCAGCCTCAGGCCAGGGCTTCCCAGTGCGTGAGAACCAGTAGCAGCTGCCTTCATGCTCCACCCAGTTAACGGGGCAGCAGGTCTTTTCAGAgcctgggagaggaggggaggggtccagagggaaggggaggggctgaggCTCCGCCCAGAGGGGAAGTAGTCAGTAAAGCCGGGGGCATCGCTGCCTCACCATTGCCCTGGAGGACGGCCAGCTGACAGCTCAGGGTTCGCACGTCAGACACAAACGTCTTCACATGGAGCAGCAAGCTGGAGTGATCTAGGGAGAAAGCACAGACGGGACAGGGGAGCAGTCGAGAGAGGAGAGAACGGCGGTCAGTATGAATACTGCGGTTGGGAGGGGCCTGCGTCTGTATGCAGGACCAAAGATCCATCTCAGATGCACCTGCCACAAAACCCCTGGTTTGGCCCGAGAGAACCCCTGAATTCTACACGTATGCACTGGCGCACATGCTTCCTCCCTGACCTTGACTCAGGTCCTGCTGCTGTTTCTCCAGCTGCGACTCCAGGGACTTCATCTTTCTGCCCACacctcctcctgggggagaaacTTGCTCAGTGGCCCCACATCGCGAGCGTCCCACGGCCGCCTAGCCTCAGCCTCGCCCCCCTCACCCTGGACGCGCAGGTCTTTGACCTCAGCCTCTGTGCTCGCTGTGAAGTTGTTGAACGTCGCTCTCAGGGCCCGCAGCTCCTCCTGCAGTTTAGAGTCTGGGCAGAAGAGGGTGTGGATTAGACCAAACGAGAGGCCTGTGTCCACTGTCACAGGTATCAACCCCCCAACATTGTTCCCTTCCCGCCCGCCCGCCCCCCGGGGGGACACCCACTCTGGGATCCGATCACACAGACAACCACCAGCAGCaggaggctgaggcccagggagagcaggaggaggcgGGGTCCAGAGCAGAGCCGCTGAAAGAGTGGTTGGGGAGGAGGTGGCCCTGCAAGAGGAGAGAGGACCAGGGTCTCAGGGACAGAGCGCAGTCTGGGGCAGCCCTGGGGTCCGAGGAGGAGAGCAGGCTAAGTCTCCTCTCGTAGACTAGGAAGAATCTCGTAGATTAAGACTGAAGTCCCGGCTGAATACCTCGGAAGCTTCGGCCAggagtgcagaggttgtgggttagatTCCCCGGTTAGagcacagacaggagcagctcCTTgttactgtctctgtctctctgctctgcctccctccctgcctctctcgataaagtaaaaagaaaaagaaaaaaaatatgagcaGTGGGTGACACCGAGGGGCCAGAGGCAACTGGAAGTGGGGAAAGAAGGAGCTTTACATACAGAACCAAAGCTTTGACCAGCCTGCCCTAGCCCTATCCAGACCCTGGGCCTTTGCTGACACCTCGTGGCCTGACCGCGTCACTGCAGCCGATGAACCTCATCAGATCCTTAAGGATGGAGTTTGTGAGCTGGGAGACTGGTGGAATGGGAGACCCGCTGGGGAATCAGTGCTCCTCCCTGAAGGTGGGGCAAGAGAAGgtgatttctttctctctacatGAATCCCACTGCTCTTTGGCTGGGTGCAGGAAGAGAAGGTGGAGTAACCAAATTTCAGGTTCCTCAAATTGCTCCCACCCAGGGAGTCCTGGCCCAGTGAGCTGGAGTGTGGgggcctcctctcctcccctgcctcccctttACCCAGCAAAGGGCACTGCCCACTCCCATCACCCAAGAACTGGATCCTGGCTCAGCCCAAGGAACATTCCTGCTCACATGAGAAAATATGGGCATCTATTTTTTGATGTAGGAGGCTTGTTCTCCCTCAGATCAGAGACACCCTCGCCCCAACCTCTTCATAAAAATCTTACCCCTTGACCAAACTGATCCCAGAAACCCCAGCCTGACATCAACCttacgtgcgcacacacacacacacacacacacacacacacacacacacagccaaagGCTCACCGTATTGGAAGCGGAAAGGAGGAAGCACCTAACTTCTTCCAGTTACCCTACACCCACCCACGGGCCGACCCCCTCCCTGAAATCCTGAAAAGTAGGTAATATAGCGAGGGTCGGGAGGCCTTGGGTACCCATCACCAAGAAAGGGATTCCATCCCACACCCTGTACCTCCCCTAAGGGTCAGCTCAGACACTATGTTCTTGTGATAGGGCAGACTCAGAGACAGAATCAGGGGTCACAGAAAGAAGCAGGAGCTCAGGCAAGGAAGCCAGACCCCCCCTAATGCTCACCCTTCAGAAACGAGGAGGCAGCCCCTTACCTTGTCTGAGCTGGTGGTCACTCTCCTCATTGTCCAAATGCTGAAGATCCTGATACTCCTTTGTCATGGTAGGGCCGGCCGGACCTGGGACTGGGTCAAAGCTGGGATTAGGGCTGAGATTGGGACTGAACAGAGTGAGTTGTGGGCTCCCATCTATTTCTAAGTGATAGGTGGCTACATGaagatctttctcctttccctcattccctcccaaGTCTGTCACCCCAAATCCATCCTCTGAAGCTTTCTCACTCTGCCTCTTCCCTCTCCACAGCTggtcccctccacccctcctcccaccccccacccccgtcaggcCCCTTgtgtctgcctctcttccccttttactTGCTGGTGGTCTTGAGGGTGACTCCGGATCCCTCAGTGCTGTGCAGATCCCAGGCTAAGAAGGAAGCTGAAGCCTGGAGAATCGGGGTGTGCAGACAGCCCTTGACAatgggagagaaaggggcagggccCATGCAAGGGCTCTGAGCCCTGTGCTTATGCGTGTCTGCTTGTCTGTGCTCCTAGTGTGCCGACCCTggcatctccagtgcccgggacTTTGGACTTAAACAGAGGTGGAAATGGATTTGGAACTCAGGGGAtgtgagggggtggaggtggggggatgggttaCCTCTGCTTTCCTCCCCTGGGAGGGCGAGTGTCCTGGCCTATGCCCCTCACCTCCTCATGCTGGTCACCTCCTTCCTCTTTGCATGGTTGGAGAAGGAGCAAGAGGCCGGGGTTGCAGTTCCAtgtctcctcctctgcccctcccccgtcACTCCTGCCTCTGAATTCCCAGAACTGTTGGTGTGTCCAACTATCTCCAGCCAGGATCAAAGGGACCCGTTGTTCTTTGCTCTTGCTCAAACTGGGCCTGTGACCCCGGCATCTGAGCCTACATCCCAGCTTCCTTGGGGGCTCAGCCACCAGACTTTCCAGCCCAGGCTGACTGGCTTCAGTCTTCTGGGGAGTCAAGTTCCCAGTGCATGGGGGACAAGCTGTCAGAGTGGCAGGAGAGCAGGCCTCTCCGTCTCACCAGAGAGCAGTGCCAACCAACCTGCTCTGactcctactgtgtgccaggggcTTTCTATTCCTTAGCTCCTCTCATTATCCCCAGAGCATGTCCGCAGATGCGGGAAATCAGACCCTGAAAAGGAAGAGCTTACCCAGGTTCCCGGGGCAAGGAAGCAGCAGAGGGGAACTGGACTTGGGGCAGCCTGGTTCCAGAACCTTGTGCAGTCACCATGGCTGGGCCCTGAGGTCCCAGAGAGGCTAGAACGCGTCCCTCACAACTCCATGGGGGGTACAGAGAGGGTTGGGTTCTAAGAGGAGTGTGCGAATTTGAAGTACTGTATGCTGAATTAGAAATTGGGCAATattaaagacattcacaaatctccCTTTAAGCCCCAAATGTGAAGCAAATCCTGTCACAGTTATTTCATGAAAATACTAGACTTATCAGAGTTTTTCATTATAAGACATTCAAGAACATGTCCCCTGCATAGAGTGTGAAAGCCTCGGCTATACCCTTGTTTGTTTCTGTCTTGAAAAGCTCCCTGTTGTTGGCATGCACTGGCACTGTGGCCAGTAATTTTGGTTACTACTGGGCTGTTACTTTAGCATTCTCTGATATTATCACTTACCGTCTGGTTTATTCAGGCAAATAAACCTATGCTGTTTGGGTCAGAATAGTGGTTACCCCTATAGGAACAAGAAAGGACCACAGGGGAGATTCTGGGGTTATGGAAGTGTTCACCTTCGTGACGTGGGCTCTGGTTGCACGGGTGCGTTCAGTTTGTAGAACTGCGGAAAGTGGCACATGAGCACAGAAAGCAGTGTCTAGAACCATGTTCTCCAAAACCATTAATTAGGGGGCTGAAAAACACCCCCCAAAATCAATAACTTTAGAATAGGTGTCAGAGGtgataaaacactgaagaaatccaGACAACATGACATGGACCATCAGGTCTCTAATTTATAAGGAAGCCTCTTTAAAATACTAGAGCTAATCCTCAGAAACTAAAagcttgctaaaaacaaaactatgCCACAATGGTGGTAGGTCTACGCACTGCAAGAACTCATCCACCCTTtacctttattcctttttttttttttttttttttgtatttttctgaagttggaaacaggaaggcagtcagacagactcccacatgtgcctgaccggaatccacccagcacgcccaccagggggcgatgctctgcccatctggggcgtcactctgttgcaatcagagccattctagcacctgaggcagaggccacggagccatcctcagcacctgggccaactttcctccagtggagccttggctgcgggaggggaagagagagacagagaggaaggagagggggaagggtggagaagcagatgggcgcttctcctgtgtgccctggcagggaatcgaacccgggactcctgcacgccaggctgacactctaccactgagccaactgaccaaggcctacttttattcttttaagaatatgtaccattggccctggccggttggctcggcggtggagcgtcggcctggcatgcgggggacccgggtttgatttccggccagggcacataggagaggcgcccatttgcttctccacccccccccctccttcctctctgtctctctcttcccctcccgcagccggggctccattgaagcaaggatggcccgggcgctggggatggctccttggcctctgccccaggcgctggagtggctctggtcgcggcggagcgacaccccggaggggcagagcattgccccctggtgggcagagcgtcgcccctggtgggcgtgccgggtggatcccggtcgggcgcatgcgggagtctgtctgactgtctctccccgtttccaaaaattttatatattaaaaaaaaaaaaaaaaaaaaagaatatgtaccATTGCCCTGGCCAAGTTGGCTtggcggtagagcattggcccagcatgtagaattCCCGAGTtcgagccagggcacacaggagaagtgaccgtctgcttctctacccttcctcttctcctttctctctatctctcttcccgtcctgcagccaaggttccattgaagcaaaagttggcccggcactgaggatagctccatggcctctgcctcaggtgctagaatggctccggttgcaatggagcagcgccccagatgggcagagcattgtctcctggtgggcatgccaggtggatcccagtcaggcgcatgtgggagtctgtctctcagcctttctacttctcacttcagaaaaatacaaaaaaaaaaaaaaaaaaaaaaaaaaagaacatgtacctgcggcctgcggtggcacagtggataaagcatcaacctggaatgctgaggtcgtgggttcaaaaccttgggcttgtcaaTTGGTCAAGACACCTATGAGAAGcagcttcccactcctcccccctcccttttctctctcccctgtctctaaaatatttaataaagtcttaaaaatattagctactattattttttaaaaaaagaatatgtaccTTGAATTATGCAAGGTCTTCAGGGACAAAGCCTCTTGTATGCTTTTTCTATGGCTAAATTACAACATACCACAAACTTAGTGCCTTAAAACAACCCCATTCGTTAGCTCACAGTTCTGTAGTGTAGGCCAGAGGTCCAACTGGGTTTTCTGCACATGGTCTCACAGAgccaaggtcaaggtgctggcagagctGTGTTCATTTCTGGAGGCAAAGGAGAAGAATCTGCTTCCATGTCCACTCAGGTTGTTGACAGAATCCAGTTCTTACAGATGTAGGATTGAGGACcccacttttttccttttttttcccaggtgtttcccaatcttttttccccttatattgaatttattggggtgacactggggtgcacaattctatagcatattatctgtacactgtattatgaGTTCACCACACCAGAGGTCCCCATTTTTCTGCTAGCTGTCAAGGAGGGTCTACTCTCTGCT from Saccopteryx leptura isolate mSacLep1 chromosome 2, mSacLep1_pri_phased_curated, whole genome shotgun sequence carries:
- the ASGR1 gene encoding asialoglycoprotein receptor 1 isoform X1 codes for the protein MGPAPFSPIVKGCLHTPILQASASFLAWDLHSTEGSGVTLKTTSNPNLSPNPSFDPVPGPAGPTMTKEYQDLQHLDNEESDHQLRQGPPPPQPLFQRLCSGPRLLLLSLGLSLLLLVVVCVIGSQNSKLQEELRALRATFNNFTASTEAEVKDLRVQGGGVGRKMKSLESQLEKQQQDLSQDHSSLLLHVKTFVSDVRTLSCQLAVLQGNGSEKTCCPVNWVEHEGSCYWFSRTGKPWPEAEKYCQLENGHLVVVGSWEEQRFVQHHMGPVSTWMGLTDENGPWRWVDGTDYETGFKNWRPDQPDDWYGHGLGGGEDCAHFTDDGRWNDDVCRRPYRWVCETKLARAS
- the ASGR1 gene encoding asialoglycoprotein receptor 1 isoform X2; this encodes MGPAPFSPIVKGCLHTPILQASASFLAWDLHSTEGSGVTLKTTSNFDPVPGPAGPTMTKEYQDLQHLDNEESDHQLRQGPPPPQPLFQRLCSGPRLLLLSLGLSLLLLVVVCVIGSQNSKLQEELRALRATFNNFTASTEAEVKDLRVQGGGVGRKMKSLESQLEKQQQDLSQDHSSLLLHVKTFVSDVRTLSCQLAVLQGNGSEKTCCPVNWVEHEGSCYWFSRTGKPWPEAEKYCQLENGHLVVVGSWEEQRFVQHHMGPVSTWMGLTDENGPWRWVDGTDYETGFKNWRPDQPDDWYGHGLGGGEDCAHFTDDGRWNDDVCRRPYRWVCETKLARAS
- the ASGR1 gene encoding asialoglycoprotein receptor 1 isoform X3, with product MTKEYQDLQHLDNEESDHQLRQGPPPPQPLFQRLCSGPRLLLLSLGLSLLLLVVVCVIGSQNSKLQEELRALRATFNNFTASTEAEVKDLRVQGGGVGRKMKSLESQLEKQQQDLSQDHSSLLLHVKTFVSDVRTLSCQLAVLQGNGSEKTCCPVNWVEHEGSCYWFSRTGKPWPEAEKYCQLENGHLVVVGSWEEQRFVQHHMGPVSTWMGLTDENGPWRWVDGTDYETGFKNWRPDQPDDWYGHGLGGGEDCAHFTDDGRWNDDVCRRPYRWVCETKLARAS